CGCTGCTGATGACGTACTTCCTGGTGTTTGTGACCGGGGTCCGGCTGACGGAGAAATTGATGGCCGGCCGGCCGGGCTTCGCGGAATATCAGCAAAGGACCGCGTGTTTTGTCCCGCGACCGCCGAGAGCGGCACGCCGATAGCCGTCGTCGATGCGGCCCGGCGGACAGCGATAGGCTACCTGACAATGACCGGACTGCCGCAGCTGAGCAGCGACTTGGATGAGTTGCTGCGTCAAGTTGCGCGCGGCGATACCCAGGCTTTCGCCGCCGTCTACGACCTGACCAAGAGCCGGGTGTTCGGGCTGGTGATCCGGGTGCTGCGCGACGCCGGTTACAGCGAGGAAACCACCCAGGAGATCTATCTCGAGGTGTGGCGTTCGGCGTCGGACTACGACCCGGCCCGCGGCTCCGCCCTGTCCTGGTTGCTGACCATGGCGCACCGGCGGGCGATCGACCGGGTGCGCGCCGAGCAGGCCGGCAGTCGCCGTGAGTCGCGCTACGGCGCGGCCAACGTCGACACCGACCACGACGTGGTCGCCGACTCGGCGATCGCCGGCGACGAGCGCCGCCGGGTGGCCGACTGCCTGGGCGGGCTGACCGATGCGCAGCGGCAGTGCATCGAGCTGGCGTACTACGGCGGGCTGACGTACCCGGAGGTGGCCCAACGGCTGGCGGCCAATTTGTCGACGATCAAATCCCGCATCCGCGACGGGCTGCGCGGGCTGCGTAACTGCCTGGACGTAGCATGACCGAGCCCACCGATTTCGAGCTGCTCGAGCTGGCCACGCCGTACGCCCTGCACGCGGTGTCCGACGCGGAGCGCGCCGACATCGACTTGCACCTCGCGGCCGCACCGGCGTCGATCGCGTCGGCCTTCGCCGAGGAAGTCCGCGCCGTGCGCGAGACGATGGCCGTCGTCTCGGCTTCGACCATCGCCGAACCGCCCGCGCATCTGCGGTCCGCCGTGCTCGCCCTGGCCACACCAAGTCTTGTGAAGCGCCAAAACCGTTGGCGCACCACCGCATTGATATCGGTCGCGGCGGCGATCGTGGCGGGCCTGACGGCATTCGGCCTGCAGACGCTGTTGCGCCCGACGCCGACGCAGTCGGTGGCCGAGCAGGTGATGGCGGCCCCGGACGTCCGGACCGTTTCGCGCCCGCTGGCCAACGGGACGGCCACGGTGGTCTTCTCCCGCGATCGCGGCGCCGGGGTGCTGGTGATGAACAACGTGCCGCCGCCCACTCCGGGCACCGTCTACCAGATGTGGTTGATCGACTCCAAGGGCCCGACCTCGGCGGGGACGATGGGCACCGCGGCCGTCTCGCCCTCGACGACGGCGACGCTGACCAACCTCGGAAAGTCGACGGCCCTGGCCTTCACCGTCGAACCCGGCGCGGGCTCACCCCAGCCGACCAGCCCGATATTGGCGACCTTGCCGCTGAGCTAAGCCTTCTTCACCAGGCTGCCCAGCACCGCGACGATCACGCCGACGACGACCAGCCCCGCGCCGGCGGCCAACGTCAGGTTCAGCCAGTCCCGCATTCCGGCTTCGGCCGTGTGGACCATGACGTCGGCGATCTGGCGGACGTCGCCGCTGGTGCGATTGAGCGCCTCGTTGACGTAGCGGGCACCGACCTCCATGCCGACCCACCCGGCGGCGCCGACCAGCAGCGCCGAAACGCCCAGACCGGTCAGCGCCTTGCCGCGGCGCCGGGCTGCCAGCAGTGTCAGCAGTGCTAACAGCCCGCTAAGCGCGACCGCCCCCAAGCTCGCCCACTTGCCCCACGCGCCGACCCGGCTCAGCTCCCCCGGCCGCAGCGAGTGGGGCACCGACGCCGTCAGCGGCACGGTCAGCGTGGCGGGCACCTTCACGTTGTGCTCGCTCAAGATCTGCGCAAACGCGGGATCGTTGAGCATCGGGGCCACGTCGACCGCCCAGGAATCACCGGACCCCGCATCGGCGAACAGCCAGCGATGTGCCGCCCGGTTCGCCGTCGCGAACATCGGCGGGAAGGACGGACCGGCGGTGTATGCGCCGGCCGCGTCGCGCACCTGCGCGCTGTCCACGGGAGTGCGTCCACCGCCATGCTCGGCGATCAGCGTCATCGTCCGGCTGGTGAGTTCACCGGCCATCGCGGACTGCAGGGCCGGGTCGCCCGCCGCCTTCCGGGCCAGCGCCGCGTAGCCGTTCTCGTCGACAAGATTGAGCTGTACCCAGGCCCCGGGGACGGCCACCGCCAGCGCGATCGTGGTGGCGAGCCACAGCGTCAGCGTCGCGAGGAATCGCACGCCGTCAATCTACGGCGCGATGCCCCGCACGTACGCGGCTTGCCCGAGGTGCTGGGCGCAGTCGTCGATGATGCTCACCAACCGGGCGCTGGCCGTCACCGGCGGATCCCAGTTGCTGTCGACGACCCGGGCCAGCTCGTCGGCGGTGACGCCGGCGATGTACTCGCACGAGAGCTTGTGCACCGCGTGGTAGTAGCCGGACAGCAAATCGGCAGGCGCACGGACCTTCGCCACCTCCGCGGCGCCGTGGCCGTAGCCGGTGTCGCGGCGCGGCAGATCCAGCGCGAAGCGGTCCACCCAGCCGTCGCGGGTCCAGACCTCCTCGACACCGGCGACGTGGGCCAGCTGGATGTCCTGCACCCGGGCGCTGTGCCAGATCAGCCAGGCGATGGAGTTGGCGTCCGGGCTGGGTCGGTAGTTGGACAATTCGTCGGTCAGTCCATCGGTGAGCTCGTCGACGTGTTCGATCAACCGGGTGAACGCGTCGCGGAGTAACTCGCGGGCGGCGGCGTCGGCATCTGACATACCAACGACACTACGGACCCCGGGGATAGACCGCGTCGACGTTGTTGCCGTCCGGATCGCGCACGAACGCACCGAGGTTTTCGTCGGCGGCCACCAACACGAGGTGATCTTCCCGACGAGAACGCCTGGGATTTCGCGTAGTCAGCGCAGTTAATACCCACGTGGTCGATCGCGAATTGATCGTGGCACGACGTGCGGCGCGGTCGTAGATTGATGAGGTGATCTACGACCTCCTCATTCGCAATGGCACCATCGTCGACGGGCTGGGGGGTGAGCCGTACGTCGGCGACGTCGGGGTAACCGGCGGCGTCATCACGGCCGTCGGATCCGTGAACGGCGACCGTGCCGAGCGCGAGATCGACGCGACCGGCCTGCTGATCACGCCGGGTTTCGTCGACCTGCACACGCACTACGACGGCCAGTCCATCTGGTCGGAGCGCCTGACCCCCTCCTCGGCACACGGCGTGACCACCGTGGTGATGGGCAACTGCGGCGTCGGGTTCGCGCCGTGCCGTCAGGAAGACCACGACGTCCTCGTCGACGTGATGGCCGGGGTGGAGGACATCCCGGGCGTCGTGATGACCGACGGCCTGCCGTGGACCTGGGAAACCTTTCCCGAATACCTGAACGCGCTCGAAGCCGGTAGGCGTGACATCGACGTGGCCGCCTACCTGCCACATTCGCCGCTGCGCGTCTACGTGATGGGCCAGCGCGGCGCCGACCGCGAAGCCGCTACCGCCGACGACCTCGCCAAGATGCGGGCGCTGGCCAAGGAGGCCATGGAAGTCGGTGCGCTGGGCTTCGCGTCGTCGCGGCTGACCATCCATAAGACCGAAAGCGGTTCGCCCATACCGAGTTACGAAGCCGCCCGCGAGGAGATCGAAGAGATCGCCAAGGGCGTCGTTGACGGCGGCGGCGGGCTGCT
The Mycobacterium sp. 050128 genome window above contains:
- a CDS encoding anti-sigma factor, translating into MTEPTDFELLELATPYALHAVSDAERADIDLHLAAAPASIASAFAEEVRAVRETMAVVSASTIAEPPAHLRSAVLALATPSLVKRQNRWRTTALISVAAAIVAGLTAFGLQTLLRPTPTQSVAEQVMAAPDVRTVSRPLANGTATVVFSRDRGAGVLVMNNVPPPTPGTVYQMWLIDSKGPTSAGTMGTAAVSPSTTATLTNLGKSTALAFTVEPGAGSPQPTSPILATLPLS
- a CDS encoding sigma-70 family RNA polymerase sigma factor, with product MTGLPQLSSDLDELLRQVARGDTQAFAAVYDLTKSRVFGLVIRVLRDAGYSEETTQEIYLEVWRSASDYDPARGSALSWLLTMAHRRAIDRVRAEQAGSRRESRYGAANVDTDHDVVADSAIAGDERRRVADCLGGLTDAQRQCIELAYYGGLTYPEVAQRLAANLSTIKSRIRDGLRGLRNCLDVA
- a CDS encoding mycothiol transferase, translated to MSDADAAARELLRDAFTRLIEHVDELTDGLTDELSNYRPSPDANSIAWLIWHSARVQDIQLAHVAGVEEVWTRDGWVDRFALDLPRRDTGYGHGAAEVAKVRAPADLLSGYYHAVHKLSCEYIAGVTADELARVVDSNWDPPVTASARLVSIIDDCAQHLGQAAYVRGIAP